A genomic window from Luteolibacter sp. LG18 includes:
- the scpB gene encoding SMC-Scp complex subunit ScpB: MELSAIVEALLIASDEPLATSEVARLVRARVAEAEDVRAREFEEGKEPAALEEWLTNLSAVSSEQVAEAIAALNTAYETSGRAFYLTERAKGWKLYTRPKFGEFVRQLFPGRKPERLSGPAMETLAIIAYRQPITKAAMEAVRGVSCDGMIQKLLDRDLVRIGGRADLPGRPLLYETTDLFFEHFGIRSVDDLPNSAELRKVKLPEPKDAAPAEPEPQQLSLGANAESSSES; encoded by the coding sequence ATGGAACTCAGCGCGATCGTCGAAGCCCTGCTCATTGCCTCCGATGAGCCCCTTGCTACTTCGGAAGTCGCCCGGCTGGTGCGCGCCCGGGTGGCGGAGGCGGAGGATGTCCGCGCCCGCGAGTTCGAGGAGGGCAAGGAGCCCGCCGCGCTGGAGGAATGGCTCACCAACCTCTCCGCCGTGTCCTCCGAGCAGGTCGCCGAGGCGATCGCCGCCCTGAACACCGCCTACGAGACCTCCGGCCGTGCCTTCTACCTGACCGAGCGAGCCAAGGGCTGGAAACTCTACACCCGCCCGAAGTTCGGTGAATTCGTCCGCCAGCTCTTCCCCGGCCGCAAGCCGGAGCGCCTCAGCGGCCCCGCCATGGAAACCCTGGCCATCATCGCCTACCGCCAGCCGATCACCAAGGCCGCCATGGAGGCGGTCCGCGGCGTGTCCTGCGATGGCATGATCCAGAAGCTGCTCGACCGCGACCTCGTCCGCATCGGCGGCCGCGCCGACCTGCCCGGCCGCCCGCTGCTCTACGAGACCACCGACCTGTTCTTCGAGCACTTCGGCATCCGCAGCGTGGACGACCTCCCGAACTCCGCCGAGCTCCGCAAGGTGAAGCTCCCCGAGCCGAAGGACGCCGCTCCTGCCGAACCGGAACCCCAGCAGCTCAGCCTCGGCGCGAACGCCGAATCCTCCTCCGAATCGTGA
- the hisC gene encoding histidinol-phosphate transaminase, producing MNIDHYANRFVCDLVAYEPGKPIDETARELGLEPADIVKVASNENPLGPSPRAKEAMISALEDAHIYPDGGGYRLRSAIAGKFGLSIDHVVLGNGSNEIIELLCHSFLNAKAELIAAEHAFVVYKLMATLFGAQYVEVADPNFVHDLDAMADAITPETRLVFIANPNNPTGTMVGQEELDRFMARVPDHVVVAFDEAYHEFLDKAPDTLKYIAEGKNVCILRTCSKIHGLAALRVGYALASKGVAAILQKARQPFNVNSIAQAGAIAALTDDTHVENTRRVNREGLAFYSKAFTERGLEFVPSVANFILVKVGDGDRVFREMLKQGVIIRAMRSYKLPEWVRISIGTQPQNERCLEVLDAVLGPVPA from the coding sequence ATGAATATCGACCACTACGCGAACCGTTTTGTGTGTGATCTGGTGGCTTACGAGCCCGGCAAGCCGATTGATGAAACGGCGCGCGAACTCGGCCTGGAACCGGCTGACATCGTGAAGGTCGCATCGAACGAGAATCCGCTCGGGCCGTCGCCGCGGGCGAAGGAGGCGATGATCTCGGCGCTCGAGGACGCGCACATTTACCCGGATGGCGGCGGCTACCGGCTGCGCAGCGCCATCGCCGGGAAATTCGGCCTGAGCATCGACCACGTGGTGCTCGGCAACGGGTCGAACGAGATCATCGAGCTGCTGTGCCACAGTTTCCTGAATGCGAAGGCGGAGCTGATCGCCGCGGAGCACGCGTTCGTGGTCTACAAGCTCATGGCCACCCTTTTCGGCGCGCAGTATGTCGAGGTGGCGGATCCGAATTTCGTGCACGATCTGGACGCGATGGCGGACGCCATCACGCCGGAGACGCGCCTGGTGTTCATTGCCAATCCGAACAACCCGACCGGCACGATGGTGGGTCAGGAGGAGCTGGACCGTTTCATGGCCCGGGTGCCGGACCATGTGGTGGTGGCATTCGACGAGGCCTACCACGAGTTCCTGGACAAGGCTCCGGACACCCTCAAGTACATCGCCGAGGGCAAGAACGTGTGCATTCTGCGCACCTGCTCGAAGATCCACGGTCTGGCCGCGCTGCGGGTGGGCTACGCGCTGGCGTCGAAGGGCGTGGCGGCGATCCTCCAGAAGGCGCGCCAGCCGTTCAACGTCAACTCGATCGCGCAGGCCGGTGCGATCGCCGCGCTCACCGATGACACCCACGTGGAGAACACCCGCCGGGTGAACCGCGAGGGGCTGGCGTTCTACTCGAAGGCGTTCACCGAGCGCGGCCTGGAGTTCGTGCCGAGCGTGGCGAACTTCATCCTGGTGAAGGTGGGCGATGGCGACCGCGTCTTCCGCGAGATGCTGAAGCAGGGGGTGATCATCCGCGCCATGCGCAGCTACAAGCTGCCGGAGTGGGTGCGTATCTCGATCGGCACGCAGCCGCAGAACGAGCGCTGTCTCGAGGTGCTGGACGCCGTGCTGGGTCCGGTGCCTGCTTGA
- the rpsR gene encoding 30S ribosomal protein S18: protein MSEPKTVQRRIAFRKANRKMPTRRHDIQVEQVRHTNPELLTKFTTETGKILPRRVTGVSAKLHRKITRSIKQARAVNLLP, encoded by the coding sequence ATGTCCGAGCCCAAGACCGTCCAGCGCCGCATCGCCTTCCGCAAGGCGAACCGCAAGATGCCGACCCGTCGGCACGACATCCAAGTGGAGCAGGTGCGCCACACCAATCCGGAACTTCTCACCAAGTTCACCACCGAGACCGGCAAGATCCTTCCGCGCCGCGTGACGGGGGTTTCGGCCAAGCTTCATCGCAAGATCACCCGCTCCATCAAGCAGGCGCGTGCGGTGAACCTCCTGCCCTGA
- a CDS encoding endonuclease/exonuclease/phosphatase family protein, with translation MRPLLCLLALATFSSASDLTVVSFNIRNGGRRMDGKYDHAFQQEILKKLKPDLVALQEVDHLTKRNGSVNVAATYAATLGMTSAYAAAMPYDGGAYGAAVLSKLPVVADESIHLPVKDGEPRVCVIRFVKTPDAGVIAIVGVHLDSGKDDTQRLENVRLIVQRLKAVKEPVIITGDFNDVPDSNVLKLFAEAGFRRVVPQGDPASFPADQPRVVIDHVLLRDGNGITIQDAGTTVVAEPNGSDHRPLLSHLRLLPAK, from the coding sequence ATGCGTCCGCTTCTTTGTCTCCTCGCCTTGGCCACGTTTTCGTCCGCCTCCGATCTCACGGTGGTGTCGTTCAACATCCGCAACGGGGGGCGGAGGATGGACGGGAAGTATGACCACGCGTTCCAGCAGGAGATACTGAAGAAGCTGAAGCCGGATCTGGTGGCGTTGCAGGAGGTGGATCACCTGACGAAGCGCAATGGCAGCGTCAACGTGGCGGCCACCTACGCGGCGACGCTGGGGATGACCTCGGCCTATGCCGCGGCGATGCCCTATGACGGCGGGGCCTACGGGGCGGCGGTGCTTTCGAAGCTGCCGGTGGTGGCGGATGAATCGATCCACCTGCCGGTGAAGGACGGTGAGCCGCGGGTGTGCGTGATCCGGTTCGTGAAAACTCCGGACGCGGGCGTGATCGCCATTGTGGGCGTGCATCTGGATTCCGGGAAGGACGATACGCAGCGCCTTGAGAACGTGAGGCTCATCGTGCAGCGGCTGAAGGCCGTGAAGGAGCCGGTCATCATCACCGGGGACTTCAATGACGTGCCGGATTCGAATGTCTTGAAGCTCTTCGCCGAGGCGGGTTTCCGGCGGGTGGTGCCGCAGGGCGATCCGGCGAGCTTTCCGGCCGACCAGCCGCGGGTGGTGATCGACCACGTGCTGTTGCGGGATGGCAACGGGATCACGATCCAGGACGCGGGCACCACGGTGGTGGCGGAGCCGAATGGCAGTGACCACCGTCCGCTGCTGTCCCATCTCAGGCTGCTGCCAGCGAAGTGA
- the rpmG gene encoding 50S ribosomal protein L33, which translates to MPREIIILECTEAKAEGKPTSRYVTTRNKKSLRTPGRLEKVKFNHFLKRRTLHRELR; encoded by the coding sequence ATGCCACGCGAGATCATCATCCTCGAATGCACCGAAGCCAAGGCTGAGGGCAAGCCGACGTCCCGCTACGTCACCACGCGCAACAAGAAGAGCCTGCGCACGCCGGGTCGTCTCGAGAAGGTGAAGTTCAATCACTTCCTCAAGCGCCGCACCCTTCATCGCGAACTCCGCTAA
- a CDS encoding CPXCG motif-containing cysteine-rich protein, with protein MEFAEVTCPTCFETFEVAVPPDEEMPTEVDYDCEICCRPMVIVFSREGVWARGLGE; from the coding sequence ATGGAGTTCGCGGAAGTCACTTGTCCCACCTGTTTCGAAACCTTCGAGGTGGCGGTGCCGCCGGATGAGGAGATGCCCACGGAGGTGGACTACGATTGCGAAATCTGCTGCCGGCCGATGGTGATCGTGTTCAGCCGGGAAGGGGTGTGGGCTAGAGGACTCGGGGAGTAG
- a CDS encoding TraR/DksA C4-type zinc finger protein: MAAKKSTPKKVEPKAPAKSAAPAKSPKAAPTPVKKAAPKKAEPEKPVAKVVAEEPVAVEIAPVNGGGTHSPVFVDKQKQRLLDLRDELVDAMTGTTRDTIRNAPEGSEASGSGMHQGDAGSDAYDRDFALSVLAKEQDALYEIEQALQRIKKGAYGVCEMSGRKIPTARLEAIPFARLTVECQAQWEKEYGNRRFRPSNEVGFSGGNYADDEDSESVSLDEDDD; encoded by the coding sequence ATGGCCGCGAAGAAATCCACCCCGAAAAAGGTCGAGCCGAAGGCTCCCGCCAAGAGTGCCGCTCCGGCGAAGTCGCCGAAGGCGGCCCCGACTCCTGTCAAGAAGGCCGCGCCGAAGAAGGCCGAGCCCGAGAAGCCGGTCGCCAAGGTGGTGGCCGAGGAGCCCGTGGCGGTCGAAATCGCCCCGGTCAACGGCGGTGGCACCCATTCTCCCGTTTTCGTCGACAAGCAGAAGCAGCGCCTCCTCGATCTCCGTGACGAGCTGGTGGACGCCATGACCGGCACCACCCGCGACACGATCCGCAATGCTCCGGAAGGCTCCGAGGCCTCCGGCTCCGGCATGCACCAGGGTGACGCCGGCAGCGATGCCTACGACCGCGATTTCGCCCTCAGCGTGCTGGCGAAGGAACAGGACGCCCTTTACGAAATCGAGCAGGCCCTCCAGCGCATCAAGAAGGGTGCCTACGGCGTCTGCGAGATGTCCGGTCGCAAGATCCCGACGGCCCGCCTCGAAGCCATCCCGTTCGCCCGCCTGACGGTCGAATGCCAGGCCCAGTGGGAGAAGGAATACGGCAACCGCCGCTTCCGTCCGTCCAACGAAGTCGGCTTCAGCGGTGGAAATTACGCCGATGATGAAGATTCCGAGTCGGTTTCTCTTGACGAGGACGACGATTGA
- a CDS encoding ubiquinone/menaquinone biosynthesis methyltransferase has protein sequence MPDADYVREAFARIADRYVLTNHVLSGGADLWWRRVVTARIRSWKPRRLLDVASGTGDLALSIQDACPECEVIASDFCAEMLAHAGRRGIEKTVVADALNLPFEDASFDVVTVAFGLRNMADYEAALREMRRVLKPGGRLVILDFSLPRGVLRGPYRFYLHNVLPKMAGALTGQKDAYEYLGGSIEAFPSGDAMITLLERCGFVDASCTPMTFGVVSFYEATRAE, from the coding sequence ATGCCCGATGCCGACTACGTGCGCGAAGCCTTCGCGAGGATCGCCGACCGCTATGTGCTGACGAACCACGTGCTGAGCGGCGGGGCGGACCTGTGGTGGCGACGGGTGGTGACGGCTCGCATCCGGAGCTGGAAACCGCGGCGGCTGCTCGATGTGGCGAGCGGCACCGGTGACCTGGCGCTTTCGATCCAGGATGCCTGCCCGGAGTGCGAGGTGATCGCTTCGGATTTCTGCGCGGAGATGCTGGCCCATGCGGGTCGGCGCGGGATCGAGAAGACGGTGGTGGCGGATGCGCTGAACCTGCCGTTTGAAGATGCTTCGTTCGACGTGGTGACGGTGGCCTTCGGCCTGCGGAACATGGCGGATTACGAGGCGGCGCTGCGCGAGATGCGGCGGGTGTTGAAGCCGGGTGGCCGCTTGGTGATCCTGGATTTCTCGCTGCCGCGGGGCGTGCTGCGCGGGCCCTACCGCTTTTACCTCCACAACGTGCTACCGAAGATGGCGGGCGCGCTGACGGGGCAGAAGGATGCCTACGAATACCTCGGCGGCTCGATCGAGGCGTTCCCGAGCGGGGACGCGATGATCACGCTTTTGGAAAGGTGCGGGTTCGTGGACGCGAGCTGCACGCCGATGACCTTCGGGGTGGTGAGTTTCTACGAGGCGACGCGGGCGGAGTAA
- a CDS encoding RICIN domain-containing protein, whose translation MIPTPSKTLSIALAGLCLLPGASMAQQQFRILFACKPNYDVPGYGSYSMTNAEIDAARTAYLSTFPKMVKDHTGNVVNVRPTFIVMPRTLTTTGLSRGVNQAPVILPEDMPPGDLTDYYGTYAKGWYDHNTIYAGISQHIYMATGYCTPSSVIWSCQNRRTDLNYDDDSLAGAWHEWLHGWETYYKWDKGYDTGGVTVHNASDFGYTATSGGLKNWIGWYRDVSLRTVNGGTGGWGPPAWNTYGTPRSRFTDTAPTLADNTYYRIEARHSSRPLNVSGSNSNNGAPLIQWQYSTGTGWNEQFKRVDLGGGYFALRPRHSNAAVEVPSGNITSGAPVQQYAYNGGTNQQWSAIYRGNGHFGLINRQSGLGMNLSGASTAANASVVQWGGGNADHEQFRLIAVQ comes from the coding sequence ATGATCCCAACCCCATCCAAAACCCTCTCCATTGCCCTCGCCGGCCTGTGCCTGCTGCCAGGCGCCTCTATGGCGCAGCAGCAATTCCGCATCCTTTTCGCCTGCAAGCCGAACTACGACGTCCCCGGCTACGGCAGTTACAGCATGACCAACGCGGAGATCGACGCCGCGCGCACCGCCTACCTCTCCACCTTTCCGAAGATGGTGAAGGACCACACCGGAAACGTGGTGAACGTGCGCCCGACCTTCATCGTGATGCCGCGCACCCTCACCACCACCGGCCTCTCCCGCGGGGTGAACCAAGCTCCCGTCATTCTCCCCGAGGACATGCCGCCAGGCGACCTCACCGATTACTACGGCACCTACGCCAAGGGCTGGTACGACCACAACACCATCTACGCCGGGATCAGCCAGCACATCTACATGGCCACCGGTTACTGCACCCCTTCGAGCGTCATCTGGTCGTGCCAGAACCGGCGCACCGACCTGAACTACGATGATGATTCGCTGGCCGGAGCCTGGCACGAGTGGCTCCACGGCTGGGAGACCTATTACAAATGGGACAAAGGCTACGACACCGGCGGAGTGACGGTCCATAACGCCAGCGACTTCGGCTACACCGCCACCAGCGGCGGGCTGAAAAACTGGATCGGCTGGTACCGCGACGTCTCGCTACGCACCGTGAACGGCGGAACGGGCGGCTGGGGCCCGCCCGCCTGGAACACCTACGGCACCCCGCGCAGCCGCTTCACGGACACTGCGCCAACCCTGGCAGACAACACCTACTACCGCATCGAGGCGCGCCACAGCAGCCGCCCGTTGAACGTCTCCGGTAGCAATAGCAACAACGGCGCTCCGCTCATCCAGTGGCAATACAGCACTGGCACCGGGTGGAATGAGCAGTTCAAGCGCGTCGACCTGGGTGGAGGCTATTTCGCCCTGCGACCGCGCCACAGCAATGCCGCGGTGGAGGTGCCCTCCGGCAACATCACCTCCGGCGCACCGGTGCAGCAATACGCCTACAATGGCGGTACCAACCAGCAGTGGAGCGCCATCTACCGGGGCAACGGCCACTTCGGATTGATCAATCGCCAGAGCGGCCTGGGCATGAACCTGAGCGGGGCCAGTACCGCCGCGAATGCCTCGGTGGTCCAGTGGGGTGGCGGCAATGCCGACCATGAACAATTCCGCCTGATCGCGGTTCAGTAA
- a CDS encoding PQQ-binding-like beta-propeller repeat protein yields the protein MNPKIHHLVTSLALATFVSAEPSTAPDRHDFFYAGEAKTQDMYVVGKGQVLWSYHNPGSRGEISDAVRLSNGRILFAHQYGVTLIDSQTKDNKVLWHHDAPAGCEIHTASPIGTERVVFLQNGPEPKCVVMNITTGQVEREFPLEVGNPKSTHGQFRHAELTTAGTLLVAHMDHGKVSEYDDHGKELWTAKFPGPWAASRLANGNTLVTGTKLVRELNPAGETVWELTTADLPDQGIRSFQIATRLANGNTLVNNWVNSWSETIDPETAPAQALEITPDKKVAWVLRWWKGPNALGPSTTLQLPDSPRIQNFRFGEFH from the coding sequence ATGAACCCCAAAATCCACCACCTCGTCACCAGCCTCGCGCTGGCCACCTTCGTCTCCGCGGAGCCTTCCACCGCGCCGGACCGGCATGACTTCTTCTACGCCGGTGAGGCGAAGACGCAGGACATGTATGTCGTCGGCAAGGGCCAGGTCCTCTGGAGCTACCACAACCCCGGCAGCCGCGGCGAGATCAGCGATGCCGTGCGGCTTTCCAACGGCCGCATCCTCTTCGCCCACCAGTACGGCGTCACCCTGATCGACAGCCAGACCAAGGACAACAAGGTGCTGTGGCACCACGACGCGCCCGCCGGATGCGAGATCCACACCGCCAGCCCGATCGGCACGGAGCGCGTGGTGTTCCTCCAGAACGGACCCGAACCGAAGTGCGTGGTGATGAACATCACCACCGGCCAGGTGGAGCGGGAGTTCCCGCTGGAGGTCGGGAATCCGAAAAGCACCCACGGCCAGTTCCGCCACGCCGAGCTCACCACCGCGGGCACGCTGCTGGTGGCGCACATGGACCATGGCAAGGTCTCCGAATACGACGACCACGGCAAGGAACTGTGGACCGCGAAATTCCCCGGCCCCTGGGCCGCCTCCCGCTTGGCCAACGGCAACACGCTGGTCACCGGCACCAAGCTGGTGCGCGAGCTCAATCCCGCGGGCGAAACCGTGTGGGAGCTCACCACCGCCGATCTTCCGGACCAGGGCATCCGCAGCTTCCAGATCGCCACGCGGCTGGCCAATGGCAACACGCTGGTGAACAACTGGGTGAACTCGTGGAGCGAGACCATCGACCCGGAAACCGCCCCGGCGCAGGCGCTGGAGATCACGCCCGACAAGAAGGTGGCGTGGGTGCTGCGCTGGTGGAAGGGGCCGAACGCGCTCGGCCCGTCCACCACCCTCCAGCTCCCGGACAGCCCGCGCATCCAGAACTTCCGCTTCGGGGAGTTCCACTGA
- the pheA gene encoding prephenate dehydratase — MNLDDIRKQIDAIDTDLLDLLNRRADLVHEVGVVKKRDGLQIYAPEREELVLRRLIEKSQGRLPEKSIRAIYREIMSAALALEDDLKIAYLGPEGTWTHQAAIKKFGHSVNYSPQPNFADVFDQVARRRADYGVVPIENSTEGAVSHTLDLFVDSPLHICAQILMRIENGLMASIPREQIKTLYSHPQVFGQCRSWILKNFPDADLVEVSSTTKAAQLARDNAAQGAAAMGGPLAAEMYGLTMLEEAVQDRATNTTRFLVIGEKTCPPTGNDRTSILFAIQDKPGSLVSALQAFDQFHINMSKIESRPSKRKDWEYIFYVDLAGHCDDKEVASAMEELHRHCSLVKLLGSYPDTGE; from the coding sequence GTGAATCTCGACGACATCCGCAAGCAGATCGACGCCATCGACACCGACCTGCTCGACCTTCTCAACCGCCGCGCCGACCTGGTCCATGAAGTGGGCGTGGTGAAGAAGCGCGACGGCCTCCAGATCTACGCCCCGGAGCGCGAGGAGCTCGTCCTCCGCCGCCTGATCGAAAAGAGCCAGGGACGCCTGCCGGAGAAATCGATCCGCGCCATCTACCGCGAGATCATGTCCGCCGCGCTTGCGCTGGAAGACGACCTCAAGATCGCCTACCTCGGCCCGGAAGGCACCTGGACCCACCAGGCCGCGATCAAGAAATTCGGCCACTCGGTGAACTACTCGCCGCAGCCGAACTTCGCCGACGTCTTCGACCAGGTCGCCCGCCGCCGCGCCGACTACGGCGTGGTCCCGATCGAGAACTCCACCGAGGGCGCGGTGTCCCACACGCTCGACCTGTTCGTCGATTCCCCGCTGCACATTTGCGCGCAGATCCTGATGCGGATCGAGAACGGCCTGATGGCCTCCATTCCCCGCGAACAGATCAAGACGCTCTACTCGCACCCCCAGGTCTTCGGCCAGTGCCGCTCGTGGATCCTGAAGAATTTCCCGGACGCGGACCTCGTCGAGGTCTCCTCCACCACCAAGGCCGCCCAGCTCGCCCGCGACAACGCCGCGCAGGGCGCCGCCGCCATGGGTGGCCCGCTGGCCGCCGAAATGTACGGCCTCACCATGCTGGAGGAAGCGGTCCAGGACCGCGCCACGAACACCACCCGCTTCCTGGTGATCGGCGAGAAAACCTGCCCGCCCACCGGCAACGACCGCACCTCGATCCTCTTCGCCATCCAGGACAAGCCCGGCTCGCTGGTCAGCGCCCTGCAGGCCTTCGACCAGTTCCACATCAACATGTCGAAGATCGAGTCCCGCCCCTCGAAGCGGAAGGACTGGGAATACATCTTCTACGTCGACCTCGCCGGCCACTGCGACGACAAGGAGGTCGCCTCCGCCATGGAGGAACTCCACCGCCACTGCTCGCTGGTGAAACTCCTGGGGTCCTACCCGGACACCGGGGAGTGA
- a CDS encoding fasciclin domain-containing protein gives MKTKPILSILAVTLLCPLANAEEKLGAKAPAKETAADATLKKPAEPAATSIAGMIRSGATFSILAKAMDAAGITETFAGKGMFTVFAPTDDAFMKLPKDTLAKLMLPENKEKLRSLLLYHAVAGDFTTSNLAEGKVKSVNGEPIKIDIGKAKLKADDAKVVNPDLKADNGTIHVIDHVMVPKSLDGFAGLKAD, from the coding sequence ATGAAAACGAAACCGATTCTTTCCATTCTCGCCGTGACACTCCTGTGTCCGCTGGCGAACGCCGAGGAAAAACTCGGAGCCAAAGCCCCGGCGAAGGAGACAGCAGCGGATGCCACTCTCAAAAAGCCCGCTGAACCCGCCGCGACTTCGATCGCCGGGATGATCCGCTCCGGTGCGACGTTCTCGATCCTCGCCAAGGCGATGGATGCCGCGGGGATCACCGAAACCTTCGCCGGCAAGGGCATGTTCACCGTCTTCGCGCCCACCGACGATGCCTTCATGAAGCTGCCGAAGGACACGCTCGCGAAGCTCATGCTTCCCGAGAACAAGGAGAAGCTCCGCTCCCTGCTGCTCTACCACGCGGTGGCCGGCGACTTCACCACCTCCAACCTCGCCGAGGGCAAGGTGAAGTCCGTGAACGGCGAGCCGATCAAGATCGACATCGGCAAGGCCAAGTTGAAGGCCGATGACGCCAAGGTCGTGAACCCCGACCTCAAGGCCGACAACGGCACGATCCACGTGATCGATCACGTCATGGTGCCGAAGTCTCTCGATGGCTTCGCGGGCCTCAAGGCCGATTGA
- the folE2 gene encoding GTP cyclohydrolase FolE2: MKELKDTQNERDDRRLPIDRVGVKGLRFPVEVSDKGGSVQRTVATVSLAVDLPAHFKGTHMSRFVEALHAHGGCLDVRTIASLPRELLRKLDARKAHIEFQFPFFLSKAAPVTGKQGLLDYEVRFEVEAEEGKPTDFIVTVFVPVATLCPCSKAISERGAHNQRGIVTYSIRSTEPIWIEDLIALVERSASCELYSILKRPDEKAVTERAYDNPVFVEDLVRNVASRSNAHESITWYRVEAENFESIHNHNAYAVIEKH; this comes from the coding sequence ATGAAGGAACTCAAGGACACCCAGAACGAGCGCGACGACCGCCGCCTGCCCATCGACCGCGTGGGCGTGAAAGGCCTGCGCTTCCCGGTGGAAGTCAGCGACAAGGGCGGCAGCGTCCAGCGCACCGTCGCCACCGTCTCCCTCGCCGTCGATCTTCCCGCCCACTTCAAGGGCACGCACATGAGCCGCTTCGTCGAGGCGCTCCACGCCCACGGCGGCTGCCTGGACGTGCGCACGATCGCCTCGCTGCCGCGCGAGTTGCTGCGGAAGCTGGACGCGCGGAAGGCCCACATCGAATTCCAATTCCCGTTCTTCCTGAGCAAGGCCGCGCCGGTCACTGGCAAGCAGGGTCTGCTGGACTACGAGGTGCGTTTCGAGGTGGAGGCCGAGGAAGGCAAGCCGACCGATTTCATCGTGACCGTGTTCGTGCCGGTGGCCACGCTGTGCCCGTGCTCGAAGGCGATCAGCGAGCGCGGCGCGCACAACCAGCGCGGCATCGTGACCTACTCCATCCGCTCGACCGAGCCGATCTGGATCGAGGACCTCATCGCCTTGGTCGAGCGCTCCGCGAGCTGCGAGCTCTACAGCATCCTGAAGCGCCCGGACGAGAAGGCCGTGACCGAACGCGCCTATGACAATCCGGTGTTCGTGGAGGACCTGGTGCGGAACGTCGCCTCGCGCTCGAACGCGCACGAATCGATCACGTGGTACCGGGTGGAGGCCGAGAATTTCGAGTCCATCCACAACCACAACGCCTACGCGGTGATCGAGAAGCACTGA
- the mnmE gene encoding tRNA uridine-5-carboxymethylaminomethyl(34) synthesis GTPase MnmE produces MSTAPGTGAVSLIRLSGPQAFAIADRATGGRASLAAPRQAVWCRILDEVGNTLDDGLLTVFRGPKSFTGEDAVEFAGHGGMLVTREVLSRFLACGALPAGPGEFTQRAFFNGKLDLTQAEGVMDLISAQTSLALRAAREQMEGTIGRRTLEARDEILGVLAHVEAYIDFPDEDIDPDTGRALCDRLDRVATAIDRLLATADQGRVLREGVRTVIFGEPNVGKSSLLNRLLGYERAIVSEVAGTTRDTIEETVNLGGIPLRLIDTAGVRQAGDRIEEEGIRRTVRQIEAADLLLEVADAGQARPSIRPADVPEGTRHLLVLNKADLGEHGDWSGVEAVRISCHRDEGFDRLESVIRESLHLGTGEWGDHAVAINARHQACLSRARQSLAAASALLQPPRTDTELAAIDLREALDALGEVVGRVDTEDLLGVIFSSFCIGK; encoded by the coding sequence GTGTCCACCGCTCCCGGGACCGGGGCGGTTTCGTTGATCCGCTTGTCAGGGCCGCAGGCGTTCGCCATCGCGGACCGGGCCACGGGTGGGCGGGCATCGCTGGCCGCGCCGCGGCAGGCGGTGTGGTGCCGGATTCTGGACGAGGTGGGAAACACGCTCGATGACGGGCTGCTGACGGTGTTCCGGGGGCCGAAGAGTTTCACCGGCGAGGATGCGGTGGAGTTCGCGGGCCATGGCGGGATGTTGGTGACGCGCGAGGTGCTGTCGCGTTTCCTCGCCTGCGGAGCGTTGCCGGCCGGGCCGGGGGAGTTCACGCAGCGGGCGTTTTTCAATGGCAAGCTGGATCTGACCCAGGCCGAGGGGGTGATGGATTTGATTTCCGCGCAGACCTCGCTGGCGCTGCGGGCGGCGCGGGAGCAGATGGAGGGCACGATCGGGCGTCGCACGCTGGAGGCGCGCGATGAGATCCTCGGGGTGCTGGCGCATGTGGAGGCCTACATCGACTTCCCGGACGAGGACATCGACCCGGATACGGGTCGTGCGCTGTGTGATCGCCTGGACCGCGTGGCCACGGCGATCGACCGGCTGCTGGCCACCGCCGACCAAGGGCGGGTGCTGCGGGAGGGCGTGCGCACGGTGATCTTTGGCGAGCCGAACGTCGGCAAATCGAGCCTGCTCAACCGGTTGCTCGGTTACGAGCGGGCGATCGTGAGCGAGGTGGCGGGGACCACCCGCGACACCATCGAGGAAACCGTGAATCTCGGCGGCATCCCGCTGCGGCTGATCGATACCGCGGGCGTGCGCCAGGCGGGGGATCGGATCGAGGAGGAGGGGATCCGGCGCACGGTGCGCCAGATCGAAGCGGCCGACCTTTTGCTGGAGGTGGCGGATGCCGGGCAGGCGCGGCCTTCGATCCGCCCGGCGGATGTGCCGGAAGGGACCCGTCATCTGCTGGTGCTGAACAAGGCGGATCTCGGCGAGCATGGCGATTGGTCCGGCGTGGAGGCGGTGCGGATTTCCTGCCACCGCGACGAGGGTTTCGACCGTTTGGAATCGGTGATCCGGGAATCGCTGCACCTCGGCACCGGGGAGTGGGGAGACCATGCGGTGGCGATCAATGCGCGCCACCAGGCCTGTCTGTCCCGCGCTCGGCAATCGCTGGCGGCGGCCTCGGCCCTGCTCCAACCGCCGCGCACGGATACCGAGCTGGCGGCGATCGATCTCCGCGAGGCACTTGATGCGTTGGGCGAGGTCGTGGGGCGGGTGGATACGGAGGATTTGCTCGGAGTGATTTTTTCGAGCTTCTGTATTGGGAAGTAG